From a region of the Trichoderma atroviride chromosome 6, complete sequence genome:
- a CDS encoding uncharacterized protein (EggNog:ENOG41~SECRETED:SignalP(1-17)): MFLILVSALLLLSAVDAKKSPTRMKPNPLTKQSPFYLEDFALLDVVEKTTIDPYLYLKQPEFGNPSRLECLPNEEGRVDFLGCVNVNSKWHEMVDRDGNIILKAGQCKSVSQQCCQCTICAPKSDIVLTPDRISKLLFWKFSDVCLYAHQGAVYVNDNWDFMAITARPPRCYAKGHRPDPAKKPQSDE, translated from the exons ATGTTTCTCATTTTAGTATcagctctccttcttctttcggcCGTAGATGCGAAAAAGTCACCAACGAGAATGAAGCCCAATCCGCTGACGAAGCAAAGTCCCTTCTATCTTGAAGACTTTGCGCTGCTCGATGTTGTCGAAAAAACAACCATCGACCCATACCTGTATCTGAAACAGCCAGAATTCGGAAATCCGAGTCGTCTCGAGTGCCTTCCT AATGAAGAAGGCCGGGTAGATTTTCTGGGCTGCGTCAATGTCAATAGCAAATGGCATGAAATGGTAGATAGAGACGGCAACATcatcctcaaggccggcCAGTGCAAATCCGTCTCGCAGCAATGCTGCCAATGCACCATCTGCGCGCCAAAGTCCGACATTGTCTTGACGCCCGACCGGATATCAAAACTTTTGTTTTGGAAGTTCTCCGATGTCTGCCTCTATGCGCACCAGGGGGCAGTCTACGTCAATGACAACTGGGATTTTATGGCGATCACAGCAAGACCCCCCAGATGCTATGCAAAGGGGCATCGACCAGATCCGGCCAAAAAGCCACAGTCTGATGAATGA
- a CDS encoding uncharacterized protein (TransMembrane:12 (i36-57o87-107i119-136o142-166i173-192o212-231i304-329o335-356i363-382o402-424i436-459o465-487i)) translates to MGLFNKKQASAPVEEPKRGNSTSSEEGSQIHAEGKVTVLACALGAVASVGGFIFGYVSGQISGFFLMEDYASRFGALQSDGSYTFSAARQGTIVGLLCIGSLIGALIAGKMADTIGRRLSISMFAFFTCIGVIIEISSSTHWVQFAIGRLVTGVSIGALSVVVPMYQSESTPALIRGVIVSSYQLLITLGIWTAEMVNWGTEARGNSASWRIPNGLTFAWALALGAGVLFLPESPRFAYSRGRVDEARQTIARLIGLPPNSDVVNKQIADIQEKVDEENAHTEAFKWTEIFTAPRMLYRTTLGIVLQAGQQLTGANFFFYFGTTVFAATGISNSYVTQIILGSVNVFCTIIGLWIIDRFGRRVILMTGAAWMMMCFLVYAFVGHFALDHENPMLTPKAGSALVTFSCLAIAAFAVSWGPLVWTVNAELYPIRYRSVCMGIATASNWFWNFMISFFTRFITDDIDYFYGLIFAGCCAALVLIVFFFVIESKDRTLEEIDTMYVQHVNPITSSKWTPTKQHQNEVGDISDVRSHTQNSEK, encoded by the exons ATGGGGTTATTcaacaagaaacaagccTCTGCTCCCGTGGAGGAGCCCAAGCGAGGCAACTCGACCAGCAGCGAGGAGGGTTCTCAGATCCACGCTGAAGGAAAGGTCACGGTGCTGGCGTGTGCGCTGGGCGCTGTTGCCAGTGTTGGTGGTTTCATTTTCGGATATGTCAG TGGTCAAATCTCTGGCTTCTTCCTGATGGAAGACTATGCCAGCCGCTTCGGAGCGTTACAAAGCGATGGATCGTACACCTTCAGCGCTGCTCGCCAGGGCACCATCGTCGGTCTTCTCTGCATTGGTTCATTGATTGGTGCTTTAATTGCCGGTAAGATGGCAGATACCATCGGTCGTcgtctctccatctccatgttCGCCTTCTTTACTTGCATTGGTGTCATCATTGAgatctcttcctccacccACTGGGTTCAGTTTGCTATCGGCCGTCTCGTCACTGGTGTCAGCATCGGTGCCCTATCTGTCGTCGTCCCCATGTACCAGTCAGAGAGTACTCCCGCCCTGATCCGTGGTGTCATTGTCTCATCGTACCAACTGCTCATTACCCTGGGTATCTGGACCGCTGAAATGGTCAACTGGGGAACCGAGGCCAGGGGCAACAGCGCTTCATGGAGAATCCCCAACGGTCTTACTTTTGCctgggctctggctctcGGTGCTGGTGTTCTCTTCCTTCCTGAGAGTCCCCGATTTGCCTACAGCCGTGGTCGCGTTGATGAGGCTCGCCAAACCATTGCCCGGCTCATTGGCCTCCCTCCCAACTCTGATGTCGTCAACAAGCAAATTGCCGACATTCAAGAAAAGGTTGACGAGGAGAATGCGCACACTGAGGCGTTCAAATGGACAGAGATTTTCACCGCCCCTCGCATGCTCTACCGTACCACTCTCGGAATTGTTCTCCAGGCCGGCCAGCAGCTGACTGGagccaacttcttcttctactttggTACCACGGTCTTTGCTGCCACTGGTATCAGCAACAGCTACGTCACCCAGATTATCCTCGGATCCGTCAACGTATTCTGCACAATCATTGGTCTCTGGATCATTGACCGCTTCGGTCGCCGTGTTATCCTCATGACCGGTGCTGcttggatgatgatgtgCTTCCT TGTCTACGCTTTTGTCGGCCACTTTGCCCTCGACCACGAGAACCCGATGCTCACCCCCAAGGCTGGATCTGCCCTGGTTACATTCTCCTGCCTGGCTATTGCTGCTTTCGCCGTCAGCTGGGGACCGCTGGTTTGGACCGTCAACGCCGAGCTGTATCCCATTCGATACCGAAGTGTCTGCATGGGTATTGCGACCGCTTCCAACTGGTTCTGGAACTTTATGATCTCATTCTT CACCCGATTCATTACCGACGACATCGACTACTTCTACGGCCTCATCTTCGCTGGTTGCTGTGCTGCGCTTGTCCTgattgtcttcttcttcgtcatcgagTCCAAGGACCGAACTCTCGAGGAGATTGACACCATGTACGTGCAGCACGTCAACCCCATCACGTCGAGCAAGTGGACCCCCACCAAGCAGCACCAGAATGAAGTTGGAGATATCAGCGACGTGCGAAGTCACACGCAAAACTCGGAGAAATAA
- a CDS encoding uncharacterized protein (EggNog:ENOG41) has translation MSDPNNPNIKTRTTPQWSLYQRESFWDANNGKYGLFNTDPAEIEKLAKEKLSQGGWYYSSCNAGVSWTHLSNRQAFYRHRIVPRMLVDTNLRDTATEIFGHKVSAPIGFAPIGINRIYHPTGELSVAKVAQELNLAYCLSSAGSYSIEDVAKANGSGPRFFQLYQSPDDELCLSMLQRAFDNGFDACMLTTDTWSLGWRHNDVFTGNYAFYHEHGAGDLGLQDPVFQKRLKEAGIDPAKNPKEAGAKWIDENIWHGRAITWEKMKWTMEQWKRISGGRPFCLKGIQSVEDAKKAVELGVDGIVVSNHAGRQVDGGISSLDALEKIVDAVGDKIYIMFDSGVRSAADAFKALAIGAKFVFIGRLWVWGLSIAGEHGVRHVLKSLLAEFDILMEVGGFVKVQDINRGCIDSLPNSSNLIAEHSQI, from the exons ATGTCTGATCCCAACAACCCCAACATCAAGACCAGAACCACTCCTCAGTGGTCGCTCTACCAGCGAGAATCTTTCTGGGATGCAAACAATGGAAAATATGGCCTCTTCAACACTG ATCCCGCTGAAATTGAGAAGCTTGCAAAGGAGAAGCTCTCGCAGGGTGGCTGGTACTATTCCTCTTGCAATGCTGGAGTGTCTTGGACCCATCTTTCCAACCGACAGGCTTTCTACCGACACCGAATTGTCCCTCGCATGCTCGTCGACACCAATCTGAGAGACACTGCAACCGAGATTTTCGGCCACAAGGTATCTGCTCCCATTGGATTCGCTCCCATTGGCATCAACCGCATCTACCATCCCACTGGCGAGCTGTCCGTGGCCAAAGTAGCCCAGGAGCTCAACCTCGCATACTGCCTGTCTTCTGCCGGAAGTTACAGCATCGAAGACGTTGCAAAGGCCAATGGCTCTGGGCCTCGCTTCTTCCAACTCTACCAGAGCCCCGACGACGAGCTCTGCCTCTCCATGCTCCAGCGCGCTTTTGACAATGGATTCGACGCCTGTATGCTCACCACGGATACCTGGTCTCTTGGCTGGCGCCATAACGATGTGTTCACTGGAAACTATGCATTTTACCATGAGCACGGAGCTGGTGACCTTGGTCTTCAAGACCCCGTCTTCCAGAAGCGTCTTAAGGAGGCAGGAATCGACCCAGCCAAGAATCCCAAGGAAGCGGGTGCAAAGTGGATTGATGAGAACATCTGGCACGGCCGCGCCATTACttgggagaagatgaagtggaCTATGGAGCAGTGGAAGAGAATCAGTGGAGGACGCCCATTCTGCCTGAAGGGCATTCAGAGCGTGGaagatgccaagaaggcAGTTGAGCT TGGCGTTGACGGCATTGTCGTATCAAACCACGCTGGACGACAGGTCGACGGAGGTATCTCATCTCTTGACGCTCTTGAGAAGattgtcgatgccgtcggAGACAAGATCTAC ATCATGTTCGATTCCGGAGTCCGATCTGCCGCCGACGCTTTCAAGGCGCTCGCCATCGGCGCCAAGTTTGTCTTCATCGGCCGCCTTTGGGTGTGGGGTCTCAGCATTGCCGGCGAGCATGGCGTGCGACATGTTTTGAAGAGTCTGTTGGCCGAGTTTGACATCTTGATGGAAGTGGGTGGCTTTGTCAAGGTGCAGGATATTAATCGTGGCTGCATCGACTCGTTGCCCAACTCGTCCAACTTGATTGCCGAGCACTCGCAGATCTAA